The proteins below are encoded in one region of Nitrospira sp.:
- a CDS encoding regulatory protein, which produces MPMYDFKCLDCGKESLVPLTLKEHGAKSARCPHCGSARMEQVITSFVAHTDKKS; this is translated from the coding sequence ATGCCGATGTACGATTTCAAATGTCTCGATTGTGGGAAGGAATCGCTGGTGCCTCTGACGTTGAAGGAGCACGGAGCCAAAAGTGCCCGTTGCCCGCACTGCGGCAGCGCACGCATGGAGCAAGTCATCACCTCCTTCGTCGCGCATACGGACAAGAAAAGCTAA
- the pncA gene encoding bifunctional pyrazinamidase/nicotinamidase, producing MKRADPMAVTQSASITIRPDDALVLADIQNDFLPGGSLAVPRSDTIIPRVRLYLTRFLSVPAPIFLTRDWHPRHHCSFRAQGGPWPEHCVAETRGAAPPEDLWIPDAAVIVHKATRVDQEVYSAFQGTHLNEQLKAVGARRLFIGGLATEYCVLNSVRDARRLRYPVYLLMDAIGAIDRNPGDGLAAEREMIELGAVPIRFEDLTT from the coding sequence GTGAAGCGAGCCGACCCCATGGCTGTGACCCAATCAGCCAGCATCACAATTCGGCCAGACGACGCGCTCGTCCTGGCCGACATCCAAAACGATTTTCTACCAGGAGGCTCCCTCGCGGTGCCGCGCAGCGACACGATCATCCCGCGTGTCCGCCTCTACCTCACGCGATTTCTCTCCGTACCGGCTCCGATCTTTCTCACGCGAGACTGGCACCCGCGCCACCACTGCTCGTTCAGAGCCCAGGGGGGACCATGGCCGGAGCACTGCGTGGCGGAAACCCGGGGCGCAGCGCCTCCTGAGGATTTATGGATTCCCGACGCCGCGGTGATCGTGCATAAGGCCACACGCGTCGACCAGGAGGTCTACTCCGCATTCCAGGGCACTCACCTCAACGAGCAACTGAAGGCTGTCGGCGCGCGCAGGCTGTTCATCGGCGGGCTGGCCACCGAATACTGCGTCCTCAATTCGGTCCGGGACGCGCGACGCCTCCGGTATCCCGTCTATCTCCTCATGGATGCGATCGGGGCCATCGATCGAAATCCCGGTGACGGTCTCGCCGCCGAACGCGAGATGATCGAACTCGGGGCCGTGCCAATTCGATTCGAGGATCTCACGACATGA